Genomic DNA from Hordeum vulgare subsp. vulgare chromosome 2H, MorexV3_pseudomolecules_assembly, whole genome shotgun sequence:
TACCACAGTTATTGAAGAACTAATAAATAATTCACCTAAGTACTCCAGGATGACATCCAACGGCTTTGAGTAAGTGATTCCGCAGTTCTGGACGTCATCCAACGGCTCGGAGCGCGTGGTGGACCGATCCAAACGCCCGGAAGGATGTGTCGTGCTTAAGTAGCAAACAAATGGGCACCAAATCTCATATCGGTCTTTTAATTGTGCCGAGGTTACTTGCATGAGGCATTGGTTATTGTTGTAGATACTATAAACTAtaaagtttattttattttaaggTTTTTTAATTACTTTTTTCAACATTCTGACTTTAGACTATATATATTCATTTTGTTTTCTCCGCTGGTCTCTGTGAGTTCAGTTCAGCCTCTGTATTAGCTGTATTAATGATGCTACTGTTGTAGTACGCCATGCCTACCCTGTccattcctttttcttcttcttctttgagaggCGTGGGACATTATTTTAACCAGAAAATGTATGGAGTTTTACTCTTTGCCTGTGGCTGCTTCTTGTGTTTGAACGTTTACTATATGATTCATCAGTTAACTCTGAACATTTGCTTTTGCTACATAGATTGATGAACATGTTCAAAGGGAGATTATGAACCATCGGTCACTCAAGCATCCAAATATTATTCGATTCAAGGAGGTAATTTCTTGGCTTCTAGGACAGTGATTATGAGTGTAATGCTTTAGTTCTTACCTCATGGAATGTACTGATGCTTCATTAACAAAAAAACTGTGGCTTTACAAAATTATATATTTGTTGTTACTTTTACAATCTCAAGTTTTTTATCGCAGTTATTGATTTCAGAGACTTGACTCACATATGGAAACATGCTCTGTTTCGGTAAAAACGTTTGAAAACATACTAATATATGGAAGTTAAGGTTATCTGTAGCGGCAAATAGAATATGCAAGTGAAATTTTTGTTCCAATTTTTGAGGCTAGGAGTCTTTACTACTTTGGTGTATGTTATTTTACGTCAAAATTTTTGGCTAACCACTTCACTACTATTAGGCAGCTTGTTTTGAATTGTTAAATGCTCATCAGCTTAAAATTTCTCCCTCCTGGCATTGTTGGGCACTACTCAGGCAAGTTAAGTTGTAACTTAGATTTGCATCCCCATACTTTAGATTATTTTCATCTACACGATTGTTTAGAGTTTTAATTTAACTAGGCCATTGATGATTTAGTGGGTAATTAATTAGTACAAAGATTGACATACATGTGTTTTTAGAGGGCATGAACATTTCCTCTTTGTTGGAGTGAACTTTATTTTTAATGAAACAAGTAACTTGATTTTCATAGAGATGATATTCTTGCATGGGAAGAAATATCATCTCATATGCAGACCCCTTATCAGGTCACTTCAGATATTTTTTTCTACCTGTTTCCATCCAAGAATATGGactcttttttttagaaaaggaagaaTATGGACTCTTACGCTGGATCATTTTCTTTGAAAAGGAGGTCGAACTCTTTACATTGGGTAGCGAGTTTGGAATCAACTGAGCTTGTTAATGCCGCTAGCTGTTTTCTCTCTGTTCATCTTTAATTGTTGGCCTGATTATCCAAGCTTTAATGTTCGATTCATGCTTAAACATACATAGTTTTTCAGGTAGTGCTAACTCCCACACATTTGGCAATAGTTATGGAATATGCCTCTGGCGGTGAGCTATTTCAAAGGATTTGCAATGCAGGGAGATTCAGCGAGGATGAGGTAGATAATATTTGCAACAACCTTTGGGACTCCTTAGATAGTCGCATATAATCACATTAACGATTATTTACTCATAATTCTTAATAGGGAAGGTTCTTCTTCCAACAATTGATTTCTGGAGTGAGCTATTGTCACTCGATGGTACGTCGTACTCTGACAAGCAACTCGCAGATAGCAGCTTATGTCAAACACTCATCACATAATATGTCATCTTTTTTTTTTGCCTGCAGCAAGTATGTCATAGAGATTTGAAACTAGAGAATACTCTCTTGGATGGTAGTGTCGCTCCTCGACTCAAGATTTGTGACTTCGGTTACTCCAAGGTATTCCCGTGCCGATAACAACCTCTGAAGTCTGGATGTTGCATTTTCATCGCCTGAACCACAACCCTTGTTTCGACTCTTTCGTTTCAGTCTTCTGTCTTGCACTCTCAACCGAAGTCGACTGTTGGCACACCAGCATACATCGCTCCGGAGGTCCTCTCTAGAAGAGAATATGATGGAAAGGTATGAGTTTTCGGAGTTTGTTCTGCTACGGCATGATTTTAATGGTTCAAGTATACCACATTTGATGTTAAGCATTCAGATaccagctcttgtaatcttttaggTCGCTGATGTTTGGTCTTGTGGAGTAACGCTCTATGTGATGCTCGTCGGGGCATATCCTTTCGAGGACCCTGATGAGCCGAGGAACTTCCGCAAAACGATCGCAGTGAGTACACACTGTCCCACCTTATCTTCCATGGAACTTTTGGATCATTTCTATCTGATGCCTGTCACTGTGTTAATACAAAACTTAATTGTTGGTGTCTTCCACAGAGGATACTCAGCGTACAGTACTCCGTTCCGGACTACGTTCGAGTCTCGATGGATTGCATACATCTGCTGTCCCGCATTTTCGTTGGAAATCCTCAGCAGGTTGTATATTCTTGTCACGGCATACTTCAGTTCGGCCTAGTTCGGTTAATCCCTTCCCTGCGGGGATTGGAGGGGATTTGCAGGGATTTTGGCTcgtaggggatttaatccctttCAATCCACTTCAAATCCACATCAACCGAACAAGCCCTTCCTGGTCATGTAGTACTCACACTTGTATTTGCCTGCAGCGAATAACCATCCCGGAGATCAAGAACCATCCATGGTTCCTCAAACGCCTGCCCGTTGAGATGACAGACGAGTACCAAAGGGGCATGCAGTTGGCAGACATGAACACGCCGTCGCAGAGCCTGGAAGAAGCCATGGCGATCATCCAGGAGGCGCAGAAACCGGGTCATAACGCCCTAGGGCTTGCTGGGCAGGTTGCCTGCCTGGGGAGCATGGATCTAGACGACATTGATTTCGACGTCGACGACATTGACATTGAGAACAGCGGGGACTTCGTGTGCCCGTTGTGATGCTGATGGGTTTAGAAGTTCTTGGTGGTTTAGCTGTGGATGGATCCCTGTTTGTCGTGcttcgattttcttccggatcacATATTTTCTGTGGGCTGCACAGATCGGCCTTGCCGTGTAGAAACCAGTATGAGACAAGTTTACATGCGAATATCGAAATCACTAGTTAAGGAATACTCAACGGTGTTACCCGTGTCGTGTGGCTCAACATCGCGCCTTGATGTGGGTGGGTTCGTCGTGTGCCGTCCTCGCGCTTCTTGTGTCGCCTCTGTCACATCACGCAGGTTAGTTCTCGACGTCCTCGCTAAATTCACCAGTTTGCATTGGCCCATAGATCAACACTAGTGTCCTTAGTGCACATTTGGGATCAACTTCTCGTTTGTCCACTTTGAGCTTTCTTTTGGAAGGGCTTCCGAAAAAAAGTCATAATGTTGATATGAATAGTTCATCATTCCTATCGAATCTAATAGTCTAATGACCTGATTTTTGTTAAAAATTGAAGTCATATCTAAACCATAGGACTTTTTACAACCTCATGATGCAACTATCGACGCAtcaaaacagcaaaaaaaacatCATACATGATACATCCCAGTAATCTAACCATACTTATAGGATGATGGCCCCTGGAAAGTCAGGACAGGGTGTTATCAGAACGAGAATAACGAACAGGAAGAGACAATCTTTTAAGAGCTGCCACAACAAACTCTTCTTAAACCTACCAAGCAACAACAAAAAGTAACTCAACCCTGCTATATACAAAGACAGAACTCCAAACGACAAACAGTTGAACgagacaaaaataaaagaaactgCATCATCCAATTTCTGCTCACAGTCGGCACTCAGCCATGAGAACTTCTGTAAGCATCACACATCACCTTCTTAAAGCGTGTCTAGCACATATGAGCTCGAACAGCAGGGCACATCCGGTTTAGCACACCTTCTTTCTACAGAACAGCCCAGGAATCCAGTAGAGAGTAGAGAATAAAAATAAGTGACGCAAATTTAGTATTAAATTAGTATAAATTTTATATTAAAACAGCTATATttatttaggacggagggagtacattagtAGGATCTCTAGGTAGATTATTTCGAATGCAAAATTCTTATTTTACGAGaccaaagtaaaaaaaaaaacaAGAGCAACCTAAACAACCATATCATGCTTACcagtgtaggctgctattcaattCTGACAAAGACCAAATAAGGACATTGGGGTTTTTGGATTACCCAAAGCACTTCCAAACAGGACTGCTTCCCAAAACATTCCAAAGGAAATGGGCCATTGAACATTTTAAAAAAAAAGGATTACCCTTGACCTATGCATCTGGACGATGCATGCAGTTATTTTGTTGATTATTCAGAAAGACTTTACAAAATAGTACATCAGGTAGTCTGAAGCCATCATTCTAGCAACAATTATCATTACTCCTATCCACTTAACGAAGTGGTGTCGATAGTCCGAGCCTAATACCAAATAGACATCGCACGAAAGCCTAACATCTATAGGCGGAGGCCCCAACCAAGCCACATACTGGGTTTGAGGTACAAACTGGTCCGACGCACTCTCATGTATCGttgtcgttcccttcttgaaggcgccgctttgggaaccttggggctgggtggcgcttgtgggtggtggacGACGGTGGTGGTGCgtccctatcctagcatggatctgcgtccgttgcttggagatggacttgcgtaggtggaggtcgtcgtttggcgttATGGTGGCATtgatggcggaggcacctgccaaggctggtacctcaatctgatctgaagatggAGCAGTGGAAGATGGCAGCGatgacacatgtgagtgcgtcggaccggtttgtgccccggacccggtatgtggctcggtcggggcctccggctttagatgttaggcttaggtgagaggtctgggtatttggtccagcttgcaccccttcatcatatgaatagcagtagcggcagatgttgccaagatggcggattcaggcatattgttgtactactttgtaaaatcctcgagaataatcaataaaatggccgcatgcatctcccagatgcagaggTCGGGGGTTCATCCTCCTTTTCTTAAAAAAATGTGTCGTTGCTGTCGTCTTCCACCAATCCATCTTTAGAGTAGAACCTAACGCACCGAACTTGCGAGACCTCTCTGCCATCGACGCCAACATGATACCAATCAACGTCCACCTCCGTGCATCAGACGCCGAGTCTTCACTGCGCCACGCTGCCGAGATCCGCCGCCATAAATGTGTAAGATGAAGCATCGCTCAACAAAAGAAGTCTTCCACTGGCACCTCGAGCCCGTGTACATCTCCAAGAATGACGCCCTCAAGGGAGAAACGACACCAGAGTGCCTCCGTCGTCCGATCTACTGATCTAGTGTTTCCCCGGAGGTAGCGAATAGAGGTTTGGAGCATCTCCACggcgatgccttcaagaaggtaaCATCAAAAGAGTTTCGCCATCGCTAGTCTTGGCAACAAGTCAAGAATGTTAACCTTCATGCACTAGACAACACAActaaaagtccgaactgatgaaaAAGggtagtgcaatccacatatactgtaacaccccTCTCACGTGTGATGGGGAAGACAAGTCAACAAGTGCAACCGGAAGAGAGCGATGACGTGCGAAACTCATGTATGACCCAAGAGGCCTCTACGTGGACACAAAGGGGGCTACTAGcaattttttaaataaaattcgAAAACGAGGACTTGAATTGAAGACCTTAGGCtttgataccatgttaagcttgaTGTACTACCCAACGTAACCAAAAGTCTGAACTGATGtaaagggctagtgcaatccacatatattGTAACTGTTTTCACCCGGATCCGCTCGACGGATCTTCATCAAGCATCGTGTGCACGGTTCGTCATTGATCTGAGCCACCGCGCAGCGAGTAGGCCGCACCTGCTAGATCAAATTTGTCCGGAGGCCAGACCACGCATGTCGCCGACCTGTCCACCAGGCCCTCCGTGCCGCCGCCGATCCAAGGCCATGGCCAGATGGTCTGTCACAACAGATTCGATAGCCGTCGCCGACCGCAGCCAATGCCGCTGCTCGATGCCGTGTCGTCGCGCCCGTAGCCATTGTCGCCCTAGGAAAAGCCGGCTCTCGTCGCTGTCGGTCAAGGCAGGGACGCCCGCCGCACCGCCAAGGCCGGATCGATCGCGACTCCTCACACCGTGAGGCTCTGCACCATCCCCATGGTGCAGGAGAGAGGGAGGCCCCGCCACCACCATCGCCCCCGATCTATAGGTCGGCGACGTCCTTCGATGATGGCGGAGGGAGGGAGGGCCCACGACGTGTACGATTTCGTCCCGCCCGAGTCGCCTGAGAGAGGGTGATGCGGGTGAGCGTGGCGCTTGGAGATAGAGCGATTGAACATGTAAAAGGCAAATGATCAATGCTTTCTTGGGCGTCACAAAACTCACAAGTGTTGGTGCCAGTCCGACTTATTTTACTTAAATTGTCTTTGGAAATGATCCTTCCCTTGATCACTAACCAGATAAAAGATTTAATCTCTAAATGCATTTGGTAAAGAGATTTAACTGAAGCATTACCAGAGCTGGTCAACAACCATCCATTTTTTAGAGAAAAAGCGACGGTCGAGCCGGAGATAAGGTTCGAACCTAGACCGGCTTTGAATTAACAAAGCTATCAACTGGTCAGAATTACAAACGAACGGCTTACAAAAAAAACGACAAAGATACAGAGTGCTAGaacacactagtggaaaacgggcctttggtctggaccctttagtcctggcCTCCCtctgggtcgggactaaaggcccggccacctcgccccaaatcgcaatgccgcccacgaggctttggtcccggcccgtaaggagcctttagtcccggtttgtgtctcaaaccgggactaaagggctacgcggtgtgcagcccgcatgtgcgccacctttagtcccggtttgtgtctcaaaccgggactaaagtcctttgcctatatatagcacaacccccctctcccctcttccttgcatttttcttggatggaagagtgtgggtgtgtgctagctctccatttttttgatgcactagaggtgtttgttaaaatgtgtgttagagcgatgccgcttcagtccaccgaacacaactacaatatgagatgcccgagccacgcttaaacctcttcctctttatttctacttattctaaaaggttagcaactatatttcctcgtttagaccgtgcggtactaatttttaggatcgtgattgtatttgatataccgtcgtataacgcagatgagccatccatggatgtacggtgatcgacgcacagccacttacagagaaggcgtgcattcttttcgagatgcagccgatgcaaacaagcatggtggtggctatatgttttgtccatgtgttgaatgtcggaatgagaaggattacacttcctcaagagtcattcagagccacctgcttcggtccggttttatgtcgggctataatgtttggaccaagcacggagaaagaggggttatgatggaagacgacgatgaagaagaagagaacgatgatgaaaactaccgatctatgttccctgagtatgctgataccgcaatggaagacaatgaagaagaagatcaggatgaagaacgagaaccaaatgagcccgctgatgatcttggccgggtcatttctgatgcacggcgaggttgcgacacagaaaaggagaggttgcagttcgagcagatgttacaggaccacaacaaattgttgtacccaacttgtgaagatggccagaagaagctgggtagcacactggaattgctgaagtggaaggcagagaccggtgtgactgactcgtcattcaaaaagttgctggtactgatgaagaagatgcttccaagaaagaacgaattgcccgccagcacgtacgaagcaaagaagcttgtctgccctctaggattagacgtgcagaagatacatgcatgccctaatgactgcatcctctaccgcggtgagaagtacgagaatatggataaatgcccggtatgcattgcattgcggtataagatcagaaaatatgaccctggtgatattgagggcgagccacccaggaagagggttcctgccaaggtgatgtggtatgctcctataataccacggttgaaacgtctgttcagaaataaagatcatgcgaagttgttgcgatagcacatggaagatcgtatgaaagatgataagttgaggcacaccgctgatggtcggcagtggagaaaaatcgagagagagttcccgatatttgcagctgacgcaaggaacttatggttaggtctgagtacagatggcatgaatccttttggggagcagagttgcagtcacagcacatggcccgttactctatgtatctacaaccttcctccttggttgtgcatgaagcggaagttcattatgatgccagtgcttatccaaggtccaaagcaacccgacaatgatattgatgtgtacctaaggccattagttgatgaacttttacagctgtgggccgaaccatgtgtacgtgtgtgggacgagcacaaacaagaggaatttgaccttcgagcgttgcttttcgtaaccatcaatgattggcctgctcttagtgacatttcaggacagtcaaacaagggatacattgCATGCACGcattgtttggatcagacagaaagtatatatctggacaaatgtaggaagaatgtgtacccgtacaatcgtcgttttcttccgcccaagcatcccttaaagaaaaaaggcaagcatttcaatggcaaggcagaaccccgggggaagcttgtcatccgtactggtgctgaagtatttgatatggtcaaagatttaaaagtaatctttggaaagggtcctggcagccaacctgttcctaacggccctgataagcgcgtacccatgtggaagaagaaatctatattttgggagctaccctactgggaagtccatgaggtccgctcggcaatcggcgtgatgcacctgacgaagaatctctgcgtgaatattctaggcttcccgggcttgtatgggaagtcaaaagatacaccggaagcatgggaggaccaggaacgtcataaaggaaaagatggcatgcatcgagggcagtttcaagggcgtgccagctacgctcttactaaggaagagaaggaaatcttctttgaagtccttttcagtatcaaggtcccgactggcttctcgtcgaatataaagggaatcgtaaatatggaacacaaaaaattccaaaacctaaagtctcatgactgccacgtgcttatgacgcaattgcttccggttgcattgaggggaattctaccggaaaatgttcgcgtggcaattgtgaaggtatgtgcattcctcaatgcaatttctcataaggtaatcgatcgagaaagtctatcagggttacagattgatgtggtccaatgtctggccagctttgagttgttgttcccgccatccttcttcaatataatgacacacctcctagttcacctagtcgaagagattagaattcttggtcctgtgtttctacacaatatgttccccttcgagaggttcatgggagtcttaaagaaatatgttcgtaaccgtgctaggctagaaggaagcgtctccaagggctatggaactgaggaggtcattgagttttgtgtggactttcttcctgaccttaagccgattggtgttcccgaatctcggtatgagggtaggctgacaggaaaaggcacactaggaaggaaaacaaaagtatgtatggacgggcattctttctctcaaacacactacacagttctacacaattccactgtggtggctccgtatatcgtgagacacaagaatattctacgctccaaaaacccggggaaggctgactcttggattaaaggggaacacgagaagactttcgacaattggttgcagacacatctcatgaatgacgacaccgttggagatcagctgtactgtttggccaggccaccatcttcgactatatgtactttccaagggtatgagataaatgggaatacattttacacggttgcccaagataaaaagagcaccaaccaaaatagtggtgtctgctttgatgcaacagacgagaatgggcactgtttggaaacatattacgggtacatagaggagatatgggaacttgactatggacctacttttaagatccctttgtttcggtgcaaatgggtgaagctgacaggaggcagggtagttgtagaccaaaagtacggcatgacaacagtggatctcaataatcttgcgtacatggacgaaccatttgtcctagccaatgatgtctctcaggttttctatgtgaaggacatgtctacaaaaacgagaaaaagaaatcagcaaaagaagatatcgtccgatgagccaaaacgccacatagttctttcagggaaaagaaacatcgtgggagtagatgacaagagaaACATGTCAGtacattataataagtttcatgaaatttcgcccttcaaagtgaaaactgaaccAAGCATCCTActcaatgatgaagattctccatggctacgacccagaagaaaacagaaataatagataggaatattggtgcaataatgtaataatgtcgtagccctctcaactttttaacacatgctatgtgggtgaaatgatgatatcatgccaactttcaacattttcagagttcatttgtagtgcttttcaatttcaaggtcaactagctcaaaaaaataaataagtaaatgcacgaagaataccaaatgaagtcataaattgttgaaattttgtgatgtgcctttgaatggtgcattttgaacacacaaaaagtatggagttcaaataagttcaaaaaaatgaaatccctttgtaagagatgagttctcgttcgaaactctgatacttcgagagagattgtccgttttgtacacgaagtgcatccagtttttgtcgtagccctctcaactttttaacacatgctatgtgggtgaaatgatgatatcatgccaactttcaacattttcagagttcatttgtagtgcttttcaatttcagggtcaactagctcaagaaaataagtaaatgcacgaagaataccaaatgaagtcagaaattgttgaaattttgtgatgtgcctttgaatggtgcattttgaacacacaaaaagtatggatttcaaataagttcaaaaaatgaaatccctttgtaagagatgagttctcgttcgaaaccctgatacttcgaaagagattgtccgttttgtacacgaagtgcatccagtttttgtcgtagccctctcaactttttaacacatgctatgtgggtgaaatgatgatagcatgccaactttcaacattttcagagttcatttgtagtgcttttcaatttcagggtcaactagctcaaaaaaataagtaaatgcacgaaatataccaaatgaagtcagaaattgttgaaattttgtgatgtgcctttgaatggtgcattttgaacacacaaaatgtatggagttcaaataagttcaaaaaaatgaaatccctttctaagagatgagttctcgtttgaaaccctgatacttcgagagagattgttcgttttgtacacgaagtgcatccagtttttgtcgtagccctctcaactttttacacatgctatgtaggtgaaatgatgatagcatgccaactttcaacattttcagagttcatttgtagtgattttcaatttcagggtcaactagctcaaaaaaaaaatgcccgaagaataccaaatgaagtcacaaattgttgaaattttgtgatgtgcctttgaatggtgcattttgaacacacaaaaagtatggagttcattattatagttttgtcaaattcttaaatatgcaaaaagaattttaataaacatagtttttaattgaaaataacaaaatagttaatagtttggatagtcaaaataattaattttgaaaatagaaaatagttttgaattatttattcaatttcaaacactttgcattatcatagttttgtcaaattctcaaatatgcaaaaagaattttaataaacatagtttttaattgaaaataacaaaaatagttaatagtttggatagtcaaaataattaattttgaaaatagaaaatagttttgaattatttatttaatttcaaacacttttcagtatcatagttttgtcaaattctcaaatatgcaaaaagaattttaataaacatagtttttaatcgaaaataacaaaatagttaatagtttggatagtcaaaatgattaatattgaaaatagaaaatagttttgaattatttattcaatttcaaacacttttcattatcatagttttgtcaaattctcaaatatgcaaaaataattttaataaacatagtttttaattgaaaataaaaaaataattaattttgaaaatagaaaaaaattgaaactatatgagaatttatagagaaaattaaacctaaattcaaagtgacctcactttgaattcaggtttaattttctccataatttcaaatacagcttcaatttttaaatttacagtcagtttaggccgtaagcctgctttagagaggagctcgatggagatgatgcgacggggcttataaactagtgttagtccccctcgctgggcgaggtgggactaaacttatagtgcagccagcggaggggctttagtcccgggtggaaccacgacccgggactaaagcccctcgcttgccgcctgccgagcacgggcctttagtcccgggtcatggctccacccgggactaaaggatgtcTTTAGTCCCAGCTCGAgccccaacccgggactaaaggcccctgcttcccgccttttggtctgcc
This window encodes:
- the LOC123428028 gene encoding abscisic acid-inducible protein kinase produces the protein MDRYEVVRDIGSGNFGVAKLVRDVRTREHFAVKFIERGHKIDEHVQREIMNHRSLKHPNIIRFKEVVLTPTHLAIVMEYASGGELFQRICNAGRFSEDEGRFFFQQLISGVSYCHSMQVCHRDLKLENTLLDGSVAPRLKICDFGYSKSSVLHSQPKSTVGTPAYIAPEVLSRREYDGKVADVWSCGVTLYVMLVGAYPFEDPDEPRNFRKTIARILSVQYSVPDYVRVSMDCIHLLSRIFVGNPQQRITIPEIKNHPWFLKRLPVEMTDEYQRGMQLADMNTPSQSLEEAMAIIQEAQKPGHNALGLAGQVACLGSMDLDDIDFDVDDIDIENSGDFVCPL